In Chelonia mydas isolate rCheMyd1 chromosome 20, rCheMyd1.pri.v2, whole genome shotgun sequence, a single genomic region encodes these proteins:
- the LOC119564282 gene encoding transcription factor Sp5-like, whose protein sequence is MFQLWSNEVPAGSGLSAPAMAFGLPKAQYPGHGAPGSHELPLTPPAEHTYSFELSPVKVLAPQGPPGSAYHFPEAQDFPSFLQSSGGMAPRPLGPGPPSAPAAAPPGGQAEDAPWWSLQQPTPSHLPAFHLSRPLMLGPQPPLPALLASSPKGLLAPARRCRRCRCPNCQVGAEEPGRKKQHVCHLPGCGKVYGKTSHLKAHLRWHAGERPFVCTWLYCGKSFTRSDELQRHLRTHTGEKRFGCQGCGKHFMRSDHLAKHVKTHQGKRPKGRGAQLGPVKQE, encoded by the coding sequence ATGTTTCAACTCTGGAGCAACGAGGTGCCAGCCGGCTCTGGGCTGAGTGCCCCCGCCATGGCCTTCGGGCTGCCCAAGGCGCAGTACCCCGGGCACGGGGCCCCGGGCTCCCACGAGCTGCCCCTGACCCCACCAGCCGAGCACACCTACTCCTTCGAGCTGTCGCCCGTCAAGGTCCTGGCTCCCCAGGGGCCGCCCGGCTCCGCCTACCACTTCCCTGAGGCTCAGGACTTCCCCAGCTTCTTGCAGAGCTCCGGCGGCATGGCCCCCCGGCCCCTGGGCCCCGGGCCCCCCAGCGCCCCAGCTGCCGCCCCCCCGGGGGGCCAAGCCGAAGATGCCCCCTGGTGGAGCCTGCAGCAGCCCACCCCGAGCCACCTGCCCGCCTTCCACCTGAGCCGGCCCCTGATGCTGGGGCCACAGCCCCCGCTCCCGGCCCTGCTGGCCAGCTCCCCCAAGGGGCTGCTGGCCCCGGCCCGGCGCTGCCGGCGCTGCCGGTGCCCCAACTGCCAGGTGGGTGCCGAGGAGCCGGGCAGGAAGAAGCAGCACGTGTGCCACCTGCCGGGCTGCGGGAAGGTCTACGGGAAGACGTCCCACCTGAAGGCCCACCTGCGCTGGCACGCGGGCGAGCGCCCCTTCGTCTGCACCTGGCTGtactgcgggaagagcttcaccCGCTCGGACGAGCTGCAGCGCCACCTGCGGACTCACACGGGCGAGAAGCGCTTCGGGTGCCAGGGCTGCGGGAAGCACTTCATGCGCAGCGACCACCTGGCCAAGCACGTCAAGACCCACCAGGGCAAGCGGCCCAAGGGCCGCGGGGCCCAGCTGGGCCCCGTCAAGCAGGAGTGA